In Spirosoma sp. KUDC1026, the sequence GCCCGATGATGCCCCCACGAAGGCCGCAAAATCGGTTGGCTGGATACCCGCGGCCACTTTCGTCGTAGCCGGTTCGGCCACGACAAACGTACGGGGGTCTTTCAGGCTGGTCAACGTACCGAGGTAGGTAGCAGCCATATTCTCGCGAGTAGCATTCTGGCCAAAGTTATCGGGATTCCGGTTGTACTTATTAAATTGGTTGTTGTAGACGTACTGCAGATTATCGTCCAGCGACGCCATTACCGGATATTTCGACGGGTTGTTGACTACTTCAGCAAAACGGGTTTTTACGTTCAGGTCCGTATCCGCTTCTTTCCGGCTCAAGCTTATCAGCACCCGCAGTTTATAGGTGTTGACAACCTTTTGCCACTTGCTCAGGCTGTTTCCCAGGTAGATATCCCCCGCCAGGATATTATCGTTTTTGGCGATCAGGGATGCCAGATCAGTATTTGCGGCATCGAGCCAGGTCAGCACCTGTAGATACACCTCTTTCTGGGTGTTGTACTTGGGCGTCTGGTTTTCTAGTCCCAGCAGGGCTTCCGTCATCGGCAGGTCACCGACGCGCTTGGTCATGTTCTCGAAGAAATATGCCCGAAAGAATTTACCCAGCGCCGAATACGCATTCACGTCGGGCAGACCAGCTTTTTTGGCTTCTTCTTCCATTTTCACCACGTTTTTCAGCGTTGTGTAGTTGAGCCCCGTCGTCGTCCAGCTGTATTCGTTGGTCGAGTAGTAATTGTAATTACTGGCATAGAACTGGTTGTACCGCTGGCTGTCGTTCCAGCCACCACCACCGGCTACGCTGTACATATCATTCAGTACGCCGTTGAACACCAGGGATGCGGGTGCACTTGTTGGCCGGTTCGGGTCCTGTTCGAGTTGATCGAAGGATTGTTCGCAGCTGCCCAGAGTTAGCAGGGCAAGCAGCGGGAGAATGTATTTGTGTCGTTTCATTTGATAAGATCGTTTGTAATGTCTCCCTCACCCCTAGCCCCTCACCCAAAACCAGATCTTTTAGGTGAGGTCTGACCACCCCCTGCCCCCTCCTAGAAAATTAGGAGGGGGTGCTTAAAAGGTCACTTCTGCTGGTCCCCCTCCTGTTCTAGGAGGGGGCAGGGGGTGGTTAGAGCCGCCCTAAAAGATTAGCTCTCGTTATTGGGAGATGGGCCGGGGGTGAGGTAGTTATTAGAATACCAGATTTAGATTGATACCGTACCGGCGGGTTGTTGGCGTTTGCAGGCTGGAAATACCGCCCGTCAGAAACTGATCGAGGTCGATGTCCTTGTACTGCGCGAAGTAGAGCAGGTTACGTCCTACCAGCGATACACTCGCCTGCCGAACACCAAATCGGCTTGTCAGACGGGTGGGCAGTGAGTAGCCGATGACGACTTCCCGCAGTTTAGCAAAACTCCGGTCCATCATAAATGATTCTTCAGCTCCGTATACGCGCGCAATGTAATCCTGTGCGAACGTTGCCGTTGTGTTAGGCGCGTAGCGAAGTTCGCTGTAGTTCAGCACGTTACCATTTACGTCATAGTTAAGCTGGCCACCTGTCAGCACGACACCACTACCTACGTACGACTTGATGTTCTGCACGTCATTCACACGAGCGGCACCCAGGGCGCCCTGTACCGTTTCAATGTTACGTCCGCCCTGGAACGTTTTCTGCCGAACGTAGTTGCCAATTACCCCACCCACGCGGCCGTCGAACTGGAAGCTGAACGTAATGTCGCGGTAGCTGAACCGGTTGTTGATCCCCCAAACGAATTTAGGGTTGACGTAGCCCAGGAACTGCGATGTCGGATTCACGATCGGGCGTCCGCCCGCATCGTTGATCAGCTGTCCATCGGGCGTGCGCACAAAGGCTCTGTAAAAAAAGCTGTCGGTACGATCGCCTACGTTAATGAAGCGGTTGCTGTTACTTCCGTTAACAAAATAGTTGGATGCAATCGTGTTGATCCCACCGTCGGGATACACTTCCTTCAACCGCTCTTTGTAGGTCGAGTAGTTGGCTACTACGTCCCAGTTGAAGCCGCTGTTGCTCCGTAAAGCTTTGCCCGTCAGCGAGATTTCCCCTCCTTTTTTCTGGGTCATGATCCCGTTCACGAGCCGACCGGTGTACCCCGTTGCTTCCGACGAAGGCAGTGTAAAAATGCGCGGTCCGTCGTTACTGATGTAGTAAGCTCCGTCCAGCACAATACGGTTGTTCAGGAAACGGATGTCCAGCCCCACTTCTGTCTGCGAGGTCGAGTTAGGCTGCAGGTTGGGGTTGTTCAGCGTGTTCGTGTAATACGCGCCCGGTTTGTTGTTGTACAGCAGCGGCAGCGAGTACACGGCCGAGTTCTGATAAGTCGGTCCGCCGTACGACGATGCGTAGTTGTCGCCGTAGCCCAGTGGGAACGAGGCCCCCGGCGTGGCACCGATGGTTGACTGCGTCAGACCGTCTTTTACGTTGGCGTACGAGGCCCGTACTTTCAGGAACGAGATACCCAGCGCGCTCGGAATCTTCACGTAATCCGAAATAACCGTGCTCAGGGCTACCGATGGATAGAAGTAAGCGTTGTTTCCCTTTGGCAGCGTCGAGAGTTTATCCAGACGGCCGGTGGTGGTCAGCGTTACGTAATCGCGGAACGTAAAATCAGCCGAGTAATAGGCCGACAGCACCCGCATGTCAGCGGTGAAGTTGTTGGCAATGACCGGGTTCGACGAGTTGGAAAAGTTGTACACGCCCGGTACGTTGAGGTAGTTGGTACTGGCGTAGTCGGAGTTGTAATTAAAAATCCGCGCTTCGCCACCGGCCAGGGCATTGATCGTCAGGTTACCGCCTATGTTTTTGTTGTATTGCAGCAGCATCTGGTTGATGTTGTCGAACAGGTTCCGGCGATCTTCGCGGTAATCACCACGACCTTCTTCGCGACCATAGGTGGTAGCCGAGTATGGTAGCTTCTCCGTCCGCAGCAGGTTGTAGGTCGTCAGCTGCGTTTTCGCCGTCAGTTGCAGTGCGTCGGTAATCTGGTACCGCAGCGAGGTATAGCCGTACAGGTTGTTGTTGTAGTGACCCCGCTGCCAGTATTTCGCCAGGAACCAGGGGTTGTTGTAGCGCTGGTATTCAGCATAGATCTGCTGCGTACCTTCCCGGCCCGGTTGCCAGATCTGCTTCATGTCGTCGATGTTCCAGTCGGCACCGCCCCAGGCAATGATGTTATAGATTAGCGAGTTCGGTCCGTAGCTCACGTCCGGAAAGTTGGGCGTGTACTGTCGGTTGAAGTTCATGCTCGCTTCAAAGCGCAGCTTTGGCGAAAAATTGTAGCCGCCCGTCAGGTTAAAGTTCGTTACGTTCAGTTTCGTGTTCGGCACCAGACCGCGCTGGAAGTTGTGCGACAGCGAGAAACGCATGTCGTACTTGTCGCCCGAAGCCGCGATCGCGACGTTGTTATTCGACAGAATTCCCGTCTGGATAAACCGGCTCAGGTTGTCTTTACCGCGTGGCAGAAACGGCGTTGGCTGGCGGTTGCTGGTAAAGGTTTTTCCGTTCGGGAAGGTCGTCGTAAACGTCTGCCCCGGCACAACCGGACTATCGTACTGCGGTATCAGCTGGCCGTTCAGCGCAGGCCCCCAGATGTCGTAGTCACCGTCGTTCAGGCCGTTGCCCTTCCCGTCGCCAAATGCATAAACACCATGGTCACCAGGACCGTATTCGTCCTGCACTTTCGGAATCGCCAGGAAACCCTGATCGAACATCTGGCTGGTGTTCACCTCTACCGAGAAGCCGCGTTTGTCTTTCGTGCCCCGTTTGGTCGTAATCAGAATCGCGCCGTTCTTACCCCGGAAACCGTACAGGGCCGAAGCCGAAGCTCCTTTCAGTACGGTATAGGTGTCGATATCGTCGGCGCTGATGTTCCAGGTGTCCGACGTAATGGGGATACCGTCGACCACAAACAGAACGTCGGAGTTACCCCGCAGCGAAATGTTCGGGCGACCGAGCAGCTCGGCCGAACTACCAATCGTTAAACCCGATACTTTACCCGTCAGTGAGTTGATCGGGTTTGGTTCACGCGCTTTCAGCAGCTGCGCCCCATCAACCGTCTGGATAGTAACCCCCGTCTGCCGAACGTCTTTCTTAATTCCTAATGCAGTAAAGACGACCTCGTTCAGTGTTGTTGTCCCGGTTTTCATCGATACGTTGATCACCGATCGGCTACCTACGGGTACTTCCTGGCTGTCGTAGCCAATAAATGAAAACGCTAACGTAGCGCTGGCCGGATTGCTGACGTTCAGGCTGTACGTACCGTCTTCGCGGGTGGTCGTACCGGTGCTACTGCCCTTGATCAGGATTGATACGCCCGGCAGCGGCTGTTGATCATCGGCCGATGTCACGCGGCCAGTGATGGTCTGGGCGAACGCCGACAGCGTGCCGACGCAAACGAGCAGCCAGGTGCACGTCAGCGAGCGCAGGCGACGGCTCGTTCGCGTTACAGGGAGAAAAAACTTCATATAAAGCGCAGGTTAGTTTGTATTCCCCGCAAAAGTATCGGCCGCAGCCCCCAAACTCAGTCAACTGTTTATCAACACTTTATAAAGAGTTTTACCAAAATTTCACGTAAGCTTAATCTGATTCGTTTTGCCGAATCGAAAGGATAGTACCCATGCGCCAGTCCGTTCAGTTAATCGACAGGCCAGCATTATTTTGTCGACCCGGCAAACAAATAGCCCACAATGAACTTAATACACCCGTAACATAACAGCGTCTTTTTCACTGAATCCGAATTACGGATTCAGTACACCACCCTTGCAGCAATGTACGCGCAAACGGCTTCCTACGGGTGCTGTTACGTGACGCCGGTGCTCCTGCAAATCAACTTATCAGGGTATGTCAGTCATCAGGAAACTTCTTGTCTACTTCTTACTACTAGCTGGAAGCCTGCTTATTCTGATTACCCTCTGTTCACTGATTTACAGCAGTTCGCTCTGGTTCCTGCAGGTGCTGAACTTCCCCCGCCCGGAGGTGCTCATCGCGCTGATCGTATGCCTGACGGCCTATCTACTGGCGAGCAAACAACAGACGATTGCCCGACGGGTCTTTCTGACCGGGATGGTCGTTTCCATCGGGATTCAGGCGTACATTCTTTTCCCGTACAGTCCGCTTGCCAACGAAGCCGTACGATCAGCCGAGCCAGCATCCGTTAACCGAAAATCCGTTTTCAGCATTCTGGTCGCCAATGTTTGGATTGAAAACCGTCAGGTCAATGACCTGCTGAACATCATTGCCGACAAAGACCCGACGTTTGTACTGACGATGGAAGTAAATGACTGGTGGGTCGGTCAGCTGCAGGTGCTCAAAAAACGCTACCCATACACTATAACATTTCCTACGGACAACGCCTACGGCATGGCCTTGCACTCCAAACTACCCCTGAACAACCCCCAGATTCAGTTTCTCCATCATCCACGCGTTCCCTCGTTCTGGGCCGACGTTACGCTGCCTGATGGCAAAACGTTTCGACTGGTTACCCTTCATCCGGTGGCACCGGCTCCCAGCAAATACCCTACGAACATTGGAGGCAAGGAAGTAGCACTGGTGCGAGCCGGGCGTATGCTTGCCGGCCATTCCCAGCCAACGGTGGTAGCCGGCGATTTTAACGACGTGGGCTGGTCGCACAACACGACGAAGTTTGCCCGTGTCAGTGGTTTGCACGATATCCGATACGGGCGCGGTCTGTACAGCACGTTCAACGCCCATTCCTGGCTGATGCGCTGGCCCCTGGACTACGTCTTTGTTTCCAGTCACTTCAGGGTGCTTGCCGTAGACCGACTACCGGGCTTTGGCTCCGACCATTTCCCGTATTACGTGCAATTGACGTTACAGCCCTGACCACATGGCTGCCGATACTTTCTCCGGCGTAGCCCGTGCCGGAAGGCTCTCCCCTGGTACCAATGTCTATCACAACCCATACGGATGCGGAAGGATACGGCATGCTTGAGGGGTTTAGCCGGGCTTTATCTGTGGAGCTGAATCATAGCCCCCTCTTTTGTTGAAAAAAGTTTACAAATCGGCAACTAATCCGCTCCAGCTACTGTCATATTAGTAAAGCAACTTACGTAGTTTACCTAAACAAATATGACACACCTCGACGACCCACAGCTAGCGACTGACTTACGAACGGTAGTTTCCCGGCTTATGAAAAAACTGCGCAGTCACTCATCGGGCCGCAGTCCGCTATCGATGACCGAACGTAGTGTTATCAAATTACTGCACGAAGAGCCGAACCTGCTGCCGGGCGAACTGGCCAAACGGGAGAAGGTTACTTCTCAATCGATGTCGCAGATTTTGCAGCATCTGGACACGCTGGGCTACATCGTCCGGCAACCCCAGGAATCGGACCGGCGCAAGGTAAGCATTTCACTGTCGGAGGCCGGTCAGCAGTTTCTGGATACGACCCGGCACGAACGCGACGAATGGTTAAGCGACGCCATTCACCAAACCTGTTCTCCAGACGAACAGTTGTTATTACGCAAGGCGCTGGGACCGCTTAACCGGCTGCTGGCTATTGATTAGAAGAAAGAGAAAAGACGTGAGACGCAATAGAAAAGACACAAGAATAAAGACAGAGTTATGATCCGTAATTACAGCATACGTCTTACATCTTTCGTCTATTCTCTTACATCGATCCCCTTTCTTCTCAACTGCATAGAATACAACCACTTTATCGAACAAATACAACTTGAACAGTCAAACTTTTCGGGC encodes:
- a CDS encoding MarR family winged helix-turn-helix transcriptional regulator codes for the protein MKKLRSHSSGRSPLSMTERSVIKLLHEEPNLLPGELAKREKVTSQSMSQILQHLDTLGYIVRQPQESDRRKVSISLSEAGQQFLDTTRHERDEWLSDAIHQTCSPDEQLLLRKALGPLNRLLAID
- a CDS encoding SusD/RagB family nutrient-binding outer membrane lipoprotein; its protein translation is MKRHKYILPLLALLTLGSCEQSFDQLEQDPNRPTSAPASLVFNGVLNDMYSVAGGGGWNDSQRYNQFYASNYNYYSTNEYSWTTTGLNYTTLKNVVKMEEEAKKAGLPDVNAYSALGKFFRAYFFENMTKRVGDLPMTEALLGLENQTPKYNTQKEVYLQVLTWLDAANTDLASLIAKNDNILAGDIYLGNSLSKWQKVVNTYKLRVLISLSRKEADTDLNVKTRFAEVVNNPSKYPVMASLDDNLQYVYNNQFNKYNRNPDNFGQNATRENMAATYLGTLTSLKDPRTFVVAEPATTKVAAGIQPTDFAAFVGASSGEDLAIMSSNANQGLYSFQNRKHYYSTYTAEPYIILGYPELQFILAEGVNRGWVTASTSAGNAETYYQNGIKASWSFYGITEGANTVYFSADGGYRNFNTYTVNVNFANYYAQPAVKYAGNTADGQKQILTQKYLAFAQNSGLEAFYNQRRTGVPTFLIGPGTGNSQRIPLRWQYPATERSYNTANNTAAVTSQYGGNDDINVQMWLLK
- a CDS encoding endonuclease/exonuclease/phosphatase family protein, which codes for MSVIRKLLVYFLLLAGSLLILITLCSLIYSSSLWFLQVLNFPRPEVLIALIVCLTAYLLASKQQTIARRVFLTGMVVSIGIQAYILFPYSPLANEAVRSAEPASVNRKSVFSILVANVWIENRQVNDLLNIIADKDPTFVLTMEVNDWWVGQLQVLKKRYPYTITFPTDNAYGMALHSKLPLNNPQIQFLHHPRVPSFWADVTLPDGKTFRLVTLHPVAPAPSKYPTNIGGKEVALVRAGRMLAGHSQPTVVAGDFNDVGWSHNTTKFARVSGLHDIRYGRGLYSTFNAHSWLMRWPLDYVFVSSHFRVLAVDRLPGFGSDHFPYYVQLTLQP
- a CDS encoding SusC/RagA family TonB-linked outer membrane protein codes for the protein MKFFLPVTRTSRRLRSLTCTWLLVCVGTLSAFAQTITGRVTSADDQQPLPGVSILIKGSSTGTTTREDGTYSLNVSNPASATLAFSFIGYDSQEVPVGSRSVINVSMKTGTTTLNEVVFTALGIKKDVRQTGVTIQTVDGAQLLKAREPNPINSLTGKVSGLTIGSSAELLGRPNISLRGNSDVLFVVDGIPITSDTWNISADDIDTYTVLKGASASALYGFRGKNGAILITTKRGTKDKRGFSVEVNTSQMFDQGFLAIPKVQDEYGPGDHGVYAFGDGKGNGLNDGDYDIWGPALNGQLIPQYDSPVVPGQTFTTTFPNGKTFTSNRQPTPFLPRGKDNLSRFIQTGILSNNNVAIAASGDKYDMRFSLSHNFQRGLVPNTKLNVTNFNLTGGYNFSPKLRFEASMNFNRQYTPNFPDVSYGPNSLIYNIIAWGGADWNIDDMKQIWQPGREGTQQIYAEYQRYNNPWFLAKYWQRGHYNNNLYGYTSLRYQITDALQLTAKTQLTTYNLLRTEKLPYSATTYGREEGRGDYREDRRNLFDNINQMLLQYNKNIGGNLTINALAGGEARIFNYNSDYASTNYLNVPGVYNFSNSSNPVIANNFTADMRVLSAYYSADFTFRDYVTLTTTGRLDKLSTLPKGNNAYFYPSVALSTVISDYVKIPSALGISFLKVRASYANVKDGLTQSTIGATPGASFPLGYGDNYASSYGGPTYQNSAVYSLPLLYNNKPGAYYTNTLNNPNLQPNSTSQTEVGLDIRFLNNRIVLDGAYYISNDGPRIFTLPSSEATGYTGRLVNGIMTQKKGGEISLTGKALRSNSGFNWDVVANYSTYKERLKEVYPDGGINTIASNYFVNGSNSNRFINVGDRTDSFFYRAFVRTPDGQLINDAGGRPIVNPTSQFLGYVNPKFVWGINNRFSYRDITFSFQFDGRVGGVIGNYVRQKTFQGGRNIETVQGALGAARVNDVQNIKSYVGSGVVLTGGQLNYDVNGNVLNYSELRYAPNTTATFAQDYIARVYGAEESFMMDRSFAKLREVVIGYSLPTRLTSRFGVRQASVSLVGRNLLYFAQYKDIDLDQFLTGGISSLQTPTTRRYGINLNLVF